The following coding sequences are from one Haliotis asinina isolate JCU_RB_2024 chromosome 3, JCU_Hal_asi_v2, whole genome shotgun sequence window:
- the LOC137279064 gene encoding MFS-type transporter SLC18B1-like, which yields MVPLSSAKQRLHEHFTSGRWKPLLTFGIMAVSNLFAWCCLSLLPPFFPLEAQKKGASWTIIGLISSCSELVIFLVSPLLGSVMHASSPRYFYISGLWIVGICITVFGWIDHAPAGTPFIAICFAVRIVEALGTASLITATFAIATINFPDNVGTVYGILETVTGCGFMLGPAMGGGLYELGGYSLPFWVLGGCVLACGALSLALVPSQTYEDKGKRHSSVTLLRSPLVWFGAFGIESALICFTIWNPVFADYLTQFNLRHGVIALVFIIGPGIYSFTTPFWGLLIDKKQVPVTPLIVAGLTCSGISLLFFGPVPFIPAVAPSFWLTVTTQASLGVSLGPVIVSSMKCVVTGTRELGFGDDVKSAGLVSGIVGSATSLGTFCGPVLGGVLTEYFGYRYAMALGTVWIMVPMVCFSPYLCIRARRDRSDAKKQPNDVYQQDDQPPMELTTVRTHL from the exons ATGGTGCCATTATCATCCGCAAAACAAAGGCTTCATGAACACTTTACATCTGGACGATGGAAGCCACTTCTAACGTTTGGGATCATGGCAGTGTCAAACTTGTTTGCCTGGTGTTGCCTGTCTCTTTTACCACCGTTTTTCCCACTGGAG GCACAGAAAAAGGGGGCAAGCTGGACAATCATTGGGCTGATAAGTTCCTGTTCTGAGCTGGTCATCTTCCTGGTGTCGCCGCTCCTCGGAAGTGTG ATGCATGCGTCTTCTCCACGATACTTCTATATCTCTGGACTCTGGATAGTCGGCATCTGCATCACAGTGTTTGG GTGGATAGATCATGCGCCAGCAGGAACCCCGTTCATTGCCATCTGTTTCGCAGTGAGAATTGTTGAAGCATTGGGTACAGCGTCCCTTATCACAGCTACCTTCGCCATCGCCACCATAAACTTCCCCGACAACGTGGGGACTGTCTAT GGTATCCTGGAGACAGTGACCGGGTGTGGCTTCATGCTTGGTCCGGCAATGGGAGGGGGACTCTATGAG TTGGGAGGATATAGCCTTCCGTTTTGGGTGCTTGGTGGATGCGTCCTTGCCTGTGGAGCTCTCTCATTGGCTCTCGTTCCATCCCAAACGT ATGAAGACAAAGGTAAACGTCACTCCAGCGTGACGTTACTCAGAAGTCCCCTGGTATGGTTTGGTGCGTTTGGTATTGAAAGTGCTCTCATCTGTTTCACAATTTGGAACCCTGTCTTTGCTGATTATCTAACCCAG TTCAATCTCAGACATGGTGTCATCGCCCTAGTGTTTATCATAGGTCCTGGAATCTATTCGTTCACGACGCCTTTCTGGGGATTGCTGATTGACAAGAAA CAGGTACCGGTAACTCCTTTGATTGTGGCGGGTCTGACGTGTAGCGGAATTTCATTGCTGTTCTTTGGCCCTGTACCTTTCATTCCAGCCGTTGCCCC CTCCTTCTGGTTGACCGTTACAACACAGGCGTCCCTTGGTGTCTCCTTGGGACCAGTTATTGTTAGTTCTATGAAGTGTGTCGTCACCGGTACAAG GGAACTGGGCTTTGGAGATGACGTTAAAAGTGCAGGTCTTGTCTCGGGTATTGTGGGTTCTGCCACCAGTCTAGG GACGTTTTGTGGTCCCGTGCTTGGTGGAGTGCTGACGGAATATTTTGGATACAGATATGCAATGGCACTAGGCACAGTCTGGATCATGGTCCCC ATGGTTTGCTTTAGTCCATATCTATGTATTAGAGCCCGACGAGACCGGTCAGATGCAAAAAAGCAGCCTAATGACGTATACCAACAAGATGACCAACCTCCCATGGAATTGACTACAGTAAGGACCCACCTCTAA